A genomic window from Punica granatum isolate Tunisia-2019 chromosome 2, ASM765513v2, whole genome shotgun sequence includes:
- the LOC116196037 gene encoding late embryogenesis abundant protein 2, with amino-acid sequence MSNVQQSFNAGQTQGKTQSKAEGMIQSAKEGTANAANSAQATAQRGADQSAGFMQQTGEQMKSMAQGAVDGVKNTLGMGDKK; translated from the exons ATGTCGAACGTCCAGCAGAGCTTCAATGCAGGCCAGACCCAAGGCAAGACTCAG TCGAAGGCGGAAGGAATGATTCAATCAGCAAAGGAAGGGACTGCAAACGCAGCCAACTCTGCTCAGGCGACCGCCCAGCGTGGAGCTGACCAAAGTGCCGGTTTCATGCAACAG ACGGGAGAGCAAATGAAGAGCATGGCTCAGGGGGCTGTGGATGGTGTGAAGAACACACTCGGAATGGGTGACAAGAAGTGA